A window from Roseburia sp. 499 encodes these proteins:
- a CDS encoding V-type ATP synthase subunit D, which translates to MDPKEFPTKGNLILAKNSLALSKQGFDLMDKKRNILIRELMELIDEASDIQKEIDVTFTSAYQALQKANIQMGIHEVEALSQKIPVEDSITIKRRSVMGTEIPKVEYEKQELKPYYAFYGTKMALDEACQKFQKVKELTIHLAQVETSAYRLAYNIKKTQKRANALQNITIPRYEALAKSIQESLEEKEREEFTRLKVIKKTKGRTGY; encoded by the coding sequence ATGGATCCAAAAGAATTTCCAACAAAAGGAAATCTCATATTGGCAAAAAATTCTCTTGCATTATCAAAGCAGGGCTTTGATTTGATGGATAAAAAGAGAAATATCTTGATTCGAGAATTGATGGAGCTTATCGACGAAGCGTCAGATATTCAGAAAGAGATTGATGTTACTTTTACCAGTGCCTATCAGGCATTACAAAAGGCAAATATTCAAATGGGGATTCATGAGGTGGAGGCGCTAAGTCAGAAAATCCCGGTAGAGGATTCCATTACCATCAAAAGACGTAGCGTTATGGGAACGGAGATTCCGAAGGTAGAGTATGAAAAACAGGAATTGAAGCCTTATTATGCCTTTTATGGAACGAAGATGGCACTAGACGAGGCATGTCAGAAGTTTCAGAAAGTGAAAGAATTAACAATCCATCTGGCACAAGTAGAAACTTCTGCTTATCGTTTAGCCTACAATATTAAGAAAACACAGAAACGGGCAAATGCGTTGCAAAATATTACAATTCCGCGATACGAGGCATTGGCAAAAAGCATTCAGGAATCATTGGAGGAAAAAGAGCGAGAAGAATTTACGCGCCTGAAAGTAATTAAGAAGACGAAAGGAAGAACCGGATATTAA
- a CDS encoding V-type ATP synthase subunit I yields the protein MVEKMKLLHITGPKEDIDRVMKQYISRYEIHFENAMTSLGNLSNIRPFVETNIYRETYQEGQRIKEYLPNETYYQGECTIQEADKTIRCATDMIAGKIERQKQLEEENQRIKNRMAEIAPFIGLDFELGKLKEFHFIDYRFGRIKLENYHKLQEYIYKNPYTLFYECNSDSEYVWAVYFAPHVHMGEQEAVYASFHFEDIPVPDDFEGTPGEGYAQAAQKLERNKVEWQKLQEEIQESLKKQEKEIILACDMLESYCDNFEIRKYAACTREQDGGECYILYGWIAEKDAEKLEQEMMQDEKIRLVEEEVDEDLSAVPPTRLKNPKLLKPFEMFVEMYGLPAYNEMDPTAFIALTYTLMFGIMFGDVGQGLVLVLGGFLLYRIKGIRLAGIISVAGLWSVFFGFMYGSVFGFEELIPAVWMKPMDNIMNVLMMAIGFGALLILIAMILNIVNAIRAKEYGRLLFNQSGLAGIICYGTVAICALLIISGHGLPATIMIGLAVGLPLVAILLKEPLAHFIERKKPVLPEGSKVMFLVEALVEVFDVVLSYATNTISFVRVGAFALSHAGMMGVVMTLAGLEKGNPNWIVIILGNILVAGLEGLVVGIQVLRLEYYEMFSRFYKGTGKPFVAFKNKKQQQ from the coding sequence GTGGTAGAAAAAATGAAATTGCTGCATATTACCGGACCAAAGGAAGATATTGACAGGGTGATGAAGCAGTATATCAGCAGATATGAAATTCATTTCGAAAACGCAATGACCAGCCTGGGAAATCTCAGTAATATACGTCCTTTTGTGGAAACGAATATTTACCGAGAAACTTATCAGGAGGGACAAAGGATAAAAGAATATCTGCCTAATGAAACGTATTATCAAGGAGAGTGTACGATACAGGAAGCAGATAAGACGATTCGCTGTGCAACTGATATGATAGCGGGAAAAATAGAAAGACAGAAGCAGTTAGAAGAGGAAAATCAAAGAATAAAGAACCGAATGGCGGAAATTGCGCCGTTTATTGGTCTGGATTTTGAACTTGGAAAACTAAAGGAATTTCACTTTATCGATTATCGTTTTGGTAGAATTAAATTAGAGAATTACCATAAGCTTCAAGAGTACATCTATAAGAACCCGTATACGTTATTTTATGAATGTAACAGTGATTCGGAATATGTTTGGGCGGTTTATTTCGCTCCACATGTGCATATGGGAGAACAGGAGGCTGTATATGCTTCGTTCCATTTTGAGGATATACCGGTACCGGATGATTTTGAAGGGACACCCGGAGAAGGTTATGCACAAGCCGCACAAAAGTTGGAGCGAAATAAGGTGGAATGGCAGAAATTGCAGGAAGAGATACAAGAGAGCTTAAAAAAACAGGAAAAGGAAATTATTCTTGCGTGCGACATGTTGGAATCTTACTGCGATAATTTTGAAATACGAAAATATGCAGCATGCACTAGGGAACAGGATGGAGGAGAATGCTATATTCTGTATGGTTGGATAGCAGAGAAGGATGCAGAGAAATTAGAACAGGAAATGATGCAGGATGAAAAAATACGTCTGGTAGAAGAAGAGGTGGATGAAGATTTAAGTGCAGTTCCGCCTACCAGATTAAAGAATCCAAAACTGTTAAAGCCCTTTGAAATGTTTGTGGAGATGTATGGACTTCCGGCTTATAATGAAATGGATCCCACGGCGTTTATTGCACTTACTTATACGTTGATGTTTGGAATTATGTTCGGTGATGTAGGACAAGGTTTGGTATTAGTGCTGGGAGGGTTCCTATTATATCGTATCAAAGGCATAAGGTTAGCAGGAATTATATCTGTGGCAGGTCTATGGTCTGTATTTTTTGGTTTCATGTATGGAAGTGTTTTTGGATTTGAAGAATTGATTCCGGCAGTTTGGATGAAGCCTATGGATAACATTATGAATGTTTTGATGATGGCAATTGGGTTTGGTGCATTATTAATTTTAATTGCAATGATATTAAACATTGTTAATGCTATTCGAGCAAAAGAGTATGGAAGACTCTTGTTTAATCAGAGCGGTCTGGCAGGAATCATTTGTTATGGAACTGTAGCGATATGTGCGTTGTTAATTATATCAGGACATGGACTTCCGGCTACGATTATGATTGGATTAGCAGTCGGACTTCCGTTAGTGGCTATTTTATTAAAGGAACCACTGGCACATTTCATAGAACGGAAAAAGCCTGTTCTACCGGAAGGTAGTAAAGTAATGTTTTTGGTAGAAGCATTGGTAGAAGTATTTGACGTAGTTTTAAGCTATGCGACAAATACCATTTCCTTTGTGCGTGTTGGTGCATTTGCCTTGAGTCATGCAGGTATGATGGGGGTAGTAATGACGCTGGCAGGGTTAGAAAAAGGAAATCCAAACTGGATAGTGATTATATTGGGAAATATTTTAGTAGCAGGATTGGAAGGTTTGGTTGTGGGAATACAGGTATTGCGTCTGGAATATTATGAGATGTTCAGTCGTTTTTATAAGGGAACAGGAAAGCCTTTTGTAGCATTTAAAAACAAAAAACAACAGCAGTAG
- a CDS encoding V-type ATP synthase subunit A produces the protein MNITGKIYGINGPIITMKGNLGFKMSEMVYVGENRLVGEVIALNRETTTVQVFEETTGLRPGEQVEGSGRALCVTLAPGILNNIFDGIERPLQLIGEENGAYIPRGVKLDLLDKQKKWKTKLLVKEGDWISGGTIIAEVPETSAIVHKVMVPPKTEGTVIAVAEDGEYTIEEPLVTIRTQTGEQQLTMTQQWPIRIPRPIQKRYPADRPLVTGQRILDTLFPIAKGGTAALPGGFGTGKTMTQHQLAKWCDADIIIYIGCGERGNEMTNVLEEFSQLIDPKTGSYLMERTVLIANTSNMPVAAREASIYTGLTLAEYYRDMGYHVAIMADSTSRWAEALRELSGRLEEMPAEEGFPAYLASRLSAFYERAGYVENLNGTDGSVTIIGAVSPQGGDFSEPVTQHTKRFVRCFLALDKSLAYARHYPAINWLTSYTEYLNDLAPWYATNVGADFILCRNELMNILTTESRLNEIVKLIGSDVLPDDQKLILEIAKVIRLGFLQQNAFHAEDTFVPMKKQLKMMETILYLYEKCQSLIGMGMPMAMLREQNIFEKIIAIKYDVANKELEKFEEYKQMIDEFYQNLVQINA, from the coding sequence ATGAATATAACAGGAAAGATATACGGAATAAATGGTCCGATTATAACCATGAAAGGCAATTTGGGATTTAAGATGTCTGAAATGGTATATGTAGGAGAAAACCGCCTGGTAGGAGAAGTAATTGCGTTAAACAGAGAGACCACTACGGTACAGGTATTTGAAGAAACTACGGGACTTCGCCCAGGAGAACAGGTAGAAGGTTCCGGAAGGGCACTTTGTGTAACGTTAGCACCGGGGATTTTAAACAATATTTTTGATGGAATTGAACGTCCCCTTCAACTTATTGGAGAAGAAAACGGAGCCTATATTCCAAGGGGAGTAAAGTTGGATTTGCTGGACAAGCAGAAAAAATGGAAGACAAAATTGTTGGTAAAGGAAGGGGATTGGATTAGTGGTGGTACAATTATTGCAGAAGTACCAGAGACCTCTGCCATTGTGCATAAAGTAATGGTACCGCCTAAAACGGAAGGAACCGTAATTGCTGTAGCAGAGGATGGGGAATATACCATCGAGGAACCGTTGGTTACCATTCGTACTCAGACAGGAGAACAGCAGCTTACCATGACACAGCAATGGCCGATTCGTATCCCGCGTCCTATTCAAAAACGGTATCCGGCAGATAGACCGTTGGTAACAGGTCAGAGAATCTTAGATACTTTGTTCCCGATTGCCAAAGGGGGAACAGCAGCACTTCCCGGAGGATTTGGTACAGGAAAGACTATGACCCAGCATCAGCTGGCAAAATGGTGTGATGCGGATATTATCATATACATTGGCTGTGGAGAACGTGGTAATGAAATGACAAATGTTTTAGAGGAATTTTCACAGTTAATTGACCCCAAGACGGGAAGTTATTTAATGGAGCGTACGGTATTGATTGCCAATACCTCGAATATGCCGGTAGCAGCAAGAGAAGCTAGTATATATACAGGACTTACTCTGGCAGAATATTATCGTGATATGGGCTACCATGTGGCAATTATGGCAGATTCTACCTCGCGATGGGCAGAAGCCTTGCGAGAGTTATCCGGACGACTGGAAGAGATGCCAGCAGAGGAAGGATTCCCAGCATATCTGGCATCCAGATTGTCTGCTTTTTATGAGCGTGCAGGTTATGTAGAGAATCTAAACGGAACCGACGGAAGTGTTACGATTATTGGAGCGGTATCACCTCAGGGAGGTGATTTTTCGGAACCTGTAACACAGCATACAAAACGATTTGTGCGTTGTTTCCTCGCATTAGACAAGTCCCTTGCTTATGCAAGACATTATCCGGCAATTAATTGGCTTACTAGCTATACGGAGTATTTAAACGATTTGGCACCATGGTATGCTACTAATGTAGGTGCAGATTTTATTTTATGTCGAAATGAATTGATGAATATTCTTACTACAGAGAGCCGGCTGAATGAAATTGTGAAATTGATTGGAAGCGATGTGCTTCCGGATGATCAAAAATTGATTTTGGAGATTGCAAAAGTTATCCGTCTGGGTTTTCTTCAGCAGAATGCATTTCATGCAGAGGATACTTTTGTGCCGATGAAAAAGCAGTTGAAGATGATGGAAACTATTTTATATTTGTACGAAAAGTGCCAAAGCCTTATAGGAATGGGAATGCCTATGGCAATGTTACGGGAACAGAATATTTTCGAAAAAATTATTGCGATTAAGTATGATGTGGCGAATAAGGAATTAGAAAAGTTTGAAGAATACAAGCAAATGATTGATGAGTTTTACCAGAATTTAGTACAAATTAACGCATAG
- a CDS encoding V-type ATP synthase subunit B, which produces MAIEYLGLSEINGPLIVLEGVQNAFYEEMVEFVVEGNQVKKGRIIALEEDKALIQVFDSTDDMSLKNTHTRLTGHPMEIGLSEEILGRTFNGMGEPIDGLGKIKPEAIRDVNGLPMNPCTREYPRNYIRTGISAIDGLTTLIRGQKLPIFSGNGLPHDQLAAQIVEQASLGSDSEEEFGVVFAAMGVKYDVAEFFRRRFEESGASSHVTMFLNLSNDPVVERLITPKVALTAAEYLAFEKGMHILVILTDMTSYAEAMREVSSMKGEIPSRKGYPGYLYSELASLYERAGIVKGCEGSVTQIPILTMPNDDITHPIPDLTGYITEGQIVLERSLHQKNVYPPINVLPSLSRLMKDGIGAEYTREDHQDVANQLFSSYARVGEARDLASVIGEDELSDTDKKYLEFGIAFEQQFVSQGATENRSMEETLNIGWQLLHILPKEELDRVDTKILEKYWEA; this is translated from the coding sequence ATGGCAATTGAATATTTAGGATTAAGTGAAATCAATGGTCCTCTAATTGTGTTAGAGGGAGTACAGAATGCCTTCTATGAAGAAATGGTAGAGTTTGTGGTAGAAGGAAATCAAGTGAAAAAGGGAAGAATTATAGCTTTAGAAGAGGATAAGGCACTGATACAGGTATTTGATTCCACAGATGATATGTCGCTGAAAAATACCCATACCAGACTTACCGGACATCCTATGGAAATTGGACTTTCTGAAGAAATCTTAGGAAGAACTTTCAATGGAATGGGAGAACCTATTGACGGATTGGGAAAAATAAAGCCAGAGGCAATACGAGATGTAAATGGATTACCGATGAATCCGTGTACCAGAGAATATCCAAGAAATTATATTCGTACCGGAATTTCGGCGATTGATGGATTGACTACTTTAATTCGTGGACAGAAGTTGCCTATTTTTTCGGGAAATGGACTGCCACATGACCAGTTAGCTGCACAGATTGTAGAGCAGGCATCGTTAGGTAGTGACTCAGAAGAAGAGTTTGGTGTAGTATTTGCAGCTATGGGAGTAAAATATGATGTAGCAGAGTTTTTTCGAAGAAGATTTGAAGAAAGTGGTGCATCGTCTCATGTAACCATGTTTTTAAATCTTTCCAATGATCCGGTAGTGGAACGTTTAATTACTCCGAAGGTTGCTTTGACAGCAGCAGAATATCTTGCTTTTGAAAAAGGGATGCATATCCTGGTGATTTTAACAGATATGACTTCTTATGCCGAAGCCATGCGTGAGGTGTCATCAATGAAAGGCGAGATTCCGAGTCGAAAGGGATATCCGGGGTATTTGTACAGTGAATTAGCATCCTTATATGAACGAGCCGGGATTGTGAAGGGGTGTGAGGGGAGCGTAACGCAGATACCAATTCTCACCATGCCGAATGATGATATTACTCATCCAATTCCGGATTTGACCGGATATATTACAGAAGGGCAGATTGTATTAGAACGTTCTTTACATCAGAAAAATGTCTATCCACCGATTAATGTACTTCCATCCTTGTCACGTCTTATGAAGGACGGAATTGGAGCAGAATATACCAGAGAAGATCATCAGGATGTGGCAAATCAGTTATTTTCTTCTTATGCCAGAGTTGGAGAGGCCAGAGATTTGGCCAGTGTAATCGGCGAGGATGAATTATCAGATACGGACAAAAAGTATTTAGAGTTCGGAATAGCTTTTGAACAACAGTTTGTTTCTCAGGGAGCAACGGAAAATCGTTCCATGGAAGAAACCTTAAATATTGGTTGGCAATTATTGCATATTCTTCCAAAGGAGGAATTAGACCGAGTGGATACGAAGATATTGGAAAAATACTGGGAGGCGTAA
- a CDS encoding GntR family transcriptional regulator, whose protein sequence is MSEDNHSLGQRVFHRIREDILSGKYNKNEELKEKTIGEELGVSRTPVREALRQLELEGLVTIIPNKGAYVVGLSVEDIQDIYEMRSVLEGLCAKRAAVKATQEQLEELEEILYLTDFHVKKGHVEQIVELDTRFHEVLYEACASKVLEHAMRDYHHYLESVRKVTLASEKRSIESNNEHKQILDALKERDAKKAEEYANQHILNTIKNIDSCGWDKIVNNTENK, encoded by the coding sequence TTGAGCGAAGATAACCATTCACTGGGACAGCGTGTTTTTCACAGGATTCGCGAAGACATTCTGTCAGGAAAATATAATAAGAATGAAGAACTGAAGGAAAAGACAATCGGAGAAGAACTGGGAGTCAGCCGTACTCCGGTAAGAGAGGCATTGCGGCAACTGGAATTGGAAGGGCTTGTAACTATTATTCCAAATAAAGGGGCATATGTAGTCGGACTTTCCGTGGAGGATATTCAGGATATCTATGAGATGCGTTCCGTGTTGGAAGGATTGTGCGCAAAGCGCGCGGCTGTAAAGGCAACACAAGAGCAGTTGGAAGAGTTGGAAGAGATTCTTTATCTTACTGATTTTCATGTAAAAAAGGGACATGTGGAACAGATTGTAGAATTGGATACCCGTTTTCATGAGGTTTTGTATGAAGCATGTGCAAGCAAGGTGTTAGAGCATGCAATGCGTGATTATCATCATTATTTAGAAAGTGTGCGTAAGGTGACGCTGGCATCAGAGAAACGTTCTATAGAATCCAATAACGAGCATAAACAAATTTTGGATGCATTAAAGGAACGTGATGCGAAAAAGGCAGAAGAATATGCTAATCAGCATATTCTGAATACCATTAAAAATATTGATAGCTGTGGTTGGGACAAGATTGTGAACAACACAGAAAATAAGTAA
- a CDS encoding ATP synthase subunit C has translation MTTKIIIVAILLCSIIIPFGGFLLSKKKEGGFKAALASNLFFFFGTVMVADVLLFSGNVHAAGEAAQVASSTEGWRYMAAALSTGLSCIGAGIAVASAASAALGALSEDSSIMGKALIFVALAESIALYGLLISFSILG, from the coding sequence ATGACAACGAAAATTATTATTGTAGCAATTTTATTATGTAGTATCATCATACCATTTGGAGGCTTTTTGCTTAGTAAGAAAAAAGAAGGAGGATTTAAGGCAGCGCTTGCCAGCAATTTGTTCTTCTTTTTCGGAACAGTAATGGTAGCAGATGTATTATTGTTTAGCGGAAATGTACATGCGGCCGGTGAAGCAGCGCAAGTAGCTTCTTCTACAGAGGGCTGGCGTTATATGGCAGCGGCATTATCTACCGGACTTTCCTGCATTGGAGCAGGTATTGCGGTAGCAAGTGCAGCAAGTGCGGCGTTGGGAGCATTAAGCGAGGATTCCAGTATTATGGGTAAGGCGTTGATTTTTGTTGCGTTGGCAGAATCAATTGCATTATATGGATTATTGATTTCTTTCTCTATTTTAGGTTAG
- a CDS encoding V-type ATP synthase subunit F — protein sequence MKMYLISDNRDTYTGMRLAGVEGVVVHEREELKEALENVYKDSEIGIVLLTEKFGRDFPELVNEAKMGHRLPLLVEIPDRHGTGRKESFITDYVNEAIGLKL from the coding sequence ATGAAGATGTATCTGATTAGTGATAATAGAGATACTTATACCGGAATGAGACTGGCAGGTGTAGAAGGTGTAGTAGTACATGAGAGAGAAGAGTTAAAAGAGGCATTGGAAAATGTATATAAGGATAGTGAAATTGGAATTGTACTTCTCACAGAAAAGTTTGGTAGAGATTTTCCGGAACTGGTAAATGAGGCAAAGATGGGACATCGATTACCATTATTGGTAGAAATTCCAGATCGCCATGGAACCGGAAGGAAAGAAAGCTTTATCACAGATTATGTTAATGAAGCTATTGGACTGAAATTATAG
- a CDS encoding V-type ATP synthase subunit E — protein MQINEKLNVFRQSAIEVAQKESKAELEEYEKNYSQELEQFRKNKQQEIENAFQMEEIKIRREMNRKVSAEITRQKRILDECQQQKKQKLFEIIEQKLVEYQKTEDYEKYLIAKIKKSIDFARKEEIIIYINPTDEDKKQSLEQKTGAVLTVSNVDFGGGIRAVIHSKNILIDESFATRLEQEKNSYAF, from the coding sequence ATGCAGATAAATGAAAAATTGAATGTATTTCGTCAGTCAGCTATTGAAGTGGCACAGAAAGAAAGTAAGGCAGAATTAGAGGAATATGAGAAAAATTACAGCCAAGAATTAGAACAGTTTCGGAAAAATAAGCAGCAGGAAATAGAAAATGCTTTTCAGATGGAAGAAATAAAAATCCGGCGGGAAATGAACCGAAAAGTATCTGCTGAGATTACGAGACAGAAGCGAATACTGGATGAGTGTCAGCAACAGAAAAAACAAAAATTGTTTGAAATAATAGAACAGAAGCTGGTGGAATATCAAAAGACAGAGGATTATGAGAAATATTTGATTGCAAAGATTAAAAAATCTATAGATTTTGCAAGAAAAGAAGAGATTATCATCTATATCAATCCTACTGATGAGGATAAGAAGCAGAGTCTGGAACAAAAAACAGGTGCGGTACTTACAGTAAGTAACGTTGACTTTGGTGGAGGAATCCGTGCAGTCATTCATTCGAAAAATATTTTGATTGACGAATCCTTTGCTACCAGACTAGAGCAGGAAAAGAATTCATATGCATTTTAG
- a CDS encoding NADP-dependent isocitrate dehydrogenase, with translation MEKIKMTTPLVEMDGDEMTRILWKMIKDELLLPFIDLKTEYYDLGLEHRNETNDQVTFDSANATKKYGVAVKCATITPNAARMTEYNLKEMWKSPNGTIRAILDGTVFRAPITVKGIEPCVKNWKKPITIARHAYGDVYKASEMKIPGPGKCELVYTAEDGTETRELIHNFTGAGVIQGQHNLNNSIESFAKSCFNYALDTKQDLWFATKDTISKKYDHTFKDIFQEIYDKEYATKFEAAGIEYFYTLIDDAVARIMKAEGGFIWACKNYDGDVMSDMVSSAFGSLAMMTSVLVSPDGYYEYEAAHGTVQRHYYKHLKGEETSTNSVATIFAWTGALRKRGELDNLPELSAFADKLEQACLSTIESGKMTKDLALITTLENPTVLNSEGFIKAIRETLEKSL, from the coding sequence ATGGAAAAAATCAAAATGACAACACCATTGGTAGAAATGGACGGAGATGAAATGACCCGCATCCTTTGGAAAATGATAAAGGATGAACTGTTACTGCCTTTTATTGATCTGAAAACAGAGTATTATGATTTAGGCTTGGAACATAGAAATGAAACGAACGACCAAGTAACATTTGATTCTGCTAATGCTACGAAAAAGTACGGTGTTGCAGTAAAATGTGCAACTATCACACCAAATGCAGCACGTATGACCGAATATAATTTAAAAGAAATGTGGAAGAGTCCAAACGGAACCATTCGTGCTATCTTAGACGGAACCGTATTCCGTGCACCAATTACCGTAAAGGGAATTGAGCCATGTGTAAAGAATTGGAAAAAACCAATTACCATTGCACGTCACGCGTATGGTGATGTATATAAGGCATCTGAAATGAAGATTCCGGGACCGGGAAAATGTGAACTGGTTTATACTGCTGAAGACGGAACAGAGACGAGAGAATTGATACATAACTTTACCGGAGCAGGTGTTATCCAGGGACAGCATAACTTAAATAATTCTATTGAAAGCTTTGCAAAGAGTTGCTTTAATTATGCTCTGGATACCAAGCAGGACTTATGGTTTGCAACAAAGGATACTATTTCTAAGAAGTATGACCATACTTTTAAGGATATTTTCCAGGAAATTTATGATAAAGAATATGCTACTAAGTTTGAAGCAGCAGGAATTGAATATTTCTACACTTTAATTGATGATGCAGTAGCACGAATCATGAAAGCAGAAGGTGGATTTATCTGGGCATGTAAGAATTACGACGGAGACGTTATGAGTGACATGGTATCCAGTGCGTTTGGTTCTTTGGCTATGATGACTTCTGTATTAGTATCTCCGGATGGATATTATGAGTACGAAGCAGCACATGGTACTGTTCAGCGTCATTATTACAAACACTTAAAGGGAGAAGAAACTTCTACTAACTCCGTAGCAACTATTTTTGCATGGACAGGAGCATTGAGAAAACGTGGAGAATTGGATAATCTTCCAGAATTAAGTGCATTTGCAGATAAATTAGAGCAGGCTTGTTTATCTACTATTGAATCCGGTAAGATGACAAAAGACCTTGCGCTGATTACTACCTTAGAGAATCCAACTGTATTAAACAGTGAAGGATTTATCAAGGCAATCCGTGAAACATTGGAGAAATCTTTATAA
- the abc-f gene encoding ribosomal protection-like ABC-F family protein, producing MILACQNISKSFGTDEIIQHASFHIEANEKAAIVGINGAGKTTLLRIIMGEISADEGEVVLAKDKTIGYLPQNPDISGNHTIYDEVLSAKKALISMEEKLRDMESRMNQYQGQELEDFMESYNRLNHEFDMLGGYSYQSEIVGVLKGLGFSEEEFGKHMQELSGGQRTRVCLGKLLVTKPDVILLDEPTNHLDINSIAWLETFLLNYKGAVVIVSHDRYFLDKVVSKVVELDRTKVSVFQGNYSDYAAKRAQVREAQLKQYYNQQREIKHQEEVIAKLKSFNREKSIKRAESREKMLDKIERLEKPTEENTDIHLHLEPRIVSGNDVLAVEHLAKAYPNQQLFSDISFEIKRGERVALIGDNGTGKTTILKIINDMIEADAGTIKLGTNVNIGYYDQEHQVLHKEKNLIEEISDAYPSLTNTEIRNVLAAFLFTGDEVFKQIADLSGGEKGRVSLAKLMLSEANFLILDEPTNHLDITSKEILEQALNSYTGTVFFVSHDRYFINKTATRILNLTGETIVNYIGNYDYYMEKCRELTKIYVTEKEKEVKPETESSNKLDWKQQKEEQARLRKIENERKRTEEKIESLEAHISELEESFSQEEIATNSAKLQEVHEEYAKCQQELEALYEKWEELM from the coding sequence ATGATTTTAGCCTGCCAAAATATCAGTAAATCCTTTGGCACAGACGAAATCATACAACATGCGTCTTTTCACATTGAAGCAAATGAAAAGGCCGCAATTGTAGGAATCAACGGAGCGGGGAAAACTACCCTGCTTCGGATTATTATGGGAGAAATTTCTGCGGATGAAGGAGAAGTAGTCCTAGCAAAAGATAAGACTATAGGCTATTTACCGCAGAATCCCGATATATCCGGCAATCATACGATTTATGATGAAGTGCTTTCTGCAAAGAAAGCACTTATTTCCATGGAAGAAAAACTTCGCGATATGGAAAGTAGAATGAATCAGTATCAGGGACAGGAATTAGAAGATTTCATGGAAAGTTATAACCGTCTGAACCATGAATTTGATATGCTGGGAGGATATTCCTATCAGAGTGAGATTGTTGGTGTATTAAAAGGATTAGGATTCTCAGAAGAGGAATTTGGAAAACATATGCAGGAATTGTCTGGTGGACAGCGTACCCGAGTGTGTTTGGGAAAGCTTTTAGTGACAAAACCGGATGTGATTTTATTAGATGAGCCTACCAACCATCTGGATATCAATTCTATTGCATGGCTGGAAACTTTTTTGCTAAATTATAAGGGAGCAGTAGTGATTGTATCCCATGACCGTTATTTTTTGGATAAAGTAGTCAGTAAAGTAGTGGAACTGGACCGTACAAAAGTATCGGTATTTCAGGGGAATTACAGTGATTATGCAGCAAAACGCGCGCAAGTGCGGGAAGCACAGTTGAAGCAGTATTATAACCAACAGCGTGAGATTAAGCATCAGGAAGAGGTTATTGCAAAACTTAAGTCTTTTAACCGGGAAAAGTCCATCAAACGGGCAGAGAGCCGGGAGAAAATGTTGGATAAAATAGAACGTCTGGAAAAGCCAACTGAGGAGAATACAGATATTCATTTGCATTTAGAACCAAGAATTGTCAGTGGAAATGATGTACTTGCGGTAGAACATCTTGCGAAAGCATATCCAAATCAGCAGTTGTTCTCTGATATTTCTTTCGAAATAAAGCGTGGAGAACGGGTAGCACTTATTGGTGACAATGGAACCGGAAAGACCACTATATTGAAAATTATTAATGATATGATAGAAGCTGATGCAGGAACCATAAAACTTGGTACCAATGTAAACATTGGCTATTATGATCAGGAACATCAGGTACTTCATAAAGAAAAAAATCTGATAGAGGAAATTTCTGATGCATATCCAAGTCTTACAAATACGGAGATTCGTAATGTGCTTGCAGCATTTTTATTTACCGGTGATGAAGTATTTAAGCAGATTGCAGATTTAAGTGGTGGTGAAAAGGGAAGAGTATCGCTGGCAAAGCTAATGCTTTCTGAGGCTAATTTTTTGATTTTGGATGAGCCTACGAACCATTTGGATATTACTTCTAAGGAGATTCTAGAGCAGGCATTGAATAGTTATACCGGAACGGTGTTCTTTGTGTCTCATGACCGTTATTTTATCAACAAAACGGCAACCAGAATATTGAATCTGACAGGTGAAACCATTGTAAATTATATCGGAAATTATGATTATTACATGGAAAAGTGCCGGGAACTTACGAAGATTTATGTGACAGAAAAAGAGAAAGAGGTTAAGCCTGAAACAGAAAGTAGTAATAAGCTGGATTGGAAACAGCAGAAAGAGGAACAGGCAAGACTTCGAAAAATTGAAAATGAGAGAAAGCGGACAGAAGAAAAAATTGAAAGTCTGGAAGCTCATATCAGCGAATTGGAAGAATCTTTTTCACAGGAAGAAATTGCAACTAATTCGGCGAAACTTCAGGAAGTACATGAAGAATATGCAAAGTGCCAACAGGAATTGGAAGCACTGTATGAAAAATGGGAAGAACTTATGTAA